The Mycolicibacterium hassiacum DSM 44199 genome includes a window with the following:
- a CDS encoding sigma-70 family RNA polymerase sigma factor produces MTISGERLDAVVAEAAAGNRDALREVLEIIRPIVVRYCRARIGTAERSGLSADDIAQEVCLAAMTALPRYKDQGRPFLAFVYGIAAHKVADAHRAAARNRSDPMDVVPERISHEAGPEQMVLDAEASARMEKLLSVLPEKQREILILRVIVGMSAEETAAAVGSTAGAVRVAQHRALARLKQEIIAARHGYA; encoded by the coding sequence ATGACAATTTCGGGAGAACGTCTCGATGCTGTCGTTGCTGAGGCGGCGGCGGGCAACCGGGACGCTCTCCGGGAGGTGCTGGAAATCATCCGTCCGATCGTCGTGCGGTACTGCCGCGCGAGGATCGGAACGGCTGAGCGCAGCGGCCTTTCGGCAGACGACATTGCGCAGGAGGTGTGCTTGGCCGCCATGACGGCGCTGCCGCGCTACAAGGACCAGGGACGTCCGTTCCTGGCCTTCGTGTACGGCATTGCTGCCCACAAGGTCGCCGACGCTCATCGCGCCGCTGCCAGGAATCGCTCCGACCCGATGGATGTGGTGCCGGAGCGGATCTCCCACGAGGCCGGACCGGAGCAGATGGTGCTGGACGCTGAGGCGTCGGCTCGGATGGAGAAGCTGTTGTCGGTGCTGCCGGAGAAGCAGCGCGAGATCCTGATCCTGCGCGTGATCGTGGGCATGAGTGCCGAGGAGACGGCCGCGGCGGTGGGCAGCACCGCCGGAGCGGTGCGGGTCGCCCAGCACCGGGCATTGGCGCGATTGAAGCAGGAGATCATCGCGGCGAGGCACGGCTATGCCTGA
- a CDS encoding DUF5319 domain-containing protein, which yields MRDQLPPGLPPDPFADDPWDPSAALEAIEPGQQLDPEERAAVEADLADLAVYEALLAHKGIRGLVVACDECQQDHYHDWDMLRANLLQLLVDGTVRPHEPAYDPQPDAYVTWDYCRGYADAALNEATPDPDSFR from the coding sequence GTGCGCGATCAACTTCCACCGGGATTGCCGCCCGATCCGTTCGCTGACGATCCCTGGGACCCGTCGGCCGCGCTCGAGGCCATCGAGCCGGGTCAGCAGCTGGATCCGGAGGAACGCGCCGCGGTCGAGGCCGATCTGGCCGATCTCGCGGTGTACGAGGCGTTGTTGGCGCACAAGGGTATTCGCGGTCTGGTGGTCGCCTGCGACGAATGCCAGCAGGACCACTACCACGACTGGGACATGTTGCGCGCCAACCTGTTGCAGCTGTTGGTCGACGGCACCGTCCGGCCGCACGAACCGGCCTACGACCCTCAACCCGACGCGTACGTGACCTGGGACTACTGCCGCGGCTACGCCGACGCGGCGCTCAACGAGGCCACCCCCGATCCGGACAGCTTCCGCTGA
- the guaB gene encoding IMP dehydrogenase translates to MSIAESSLPMTVPVPTGGDDPTKIAMLGLTFDDVLLLPAASDVVPAAADTSSQLTRRIRLKVPLVSSAMDTVTESRMAIAMARVGGMGVLHRNLPVAEQASQVETVKRSEAGMVTDPVTCSPDNTLAEVDAMCARFRISGLPVVDDSGALVGIITNRDMRFEVDKSKPVSEVMTKAPLITAQEGVSAEAALGLLRRHKIEKLPIVDNHGKLVGLITVKDFVKTEQYPNATKDADGRLLVGAAVGVGEDAWARAMTLVDAGVDVLVVDTAHAHNRGVLDMVHRLKTAVGDRVEIIGGNVATRAAAAALVEAGADAVKVGVGPGSICTTRVVAGVGAPQITAILEAVAACKPHGVPVIADGGLQYSGDIAKALAAGASTAMLGSLLAGTAESPGELIYVNGKQYKSYRGMGSLGAMAGRAGQKSFSKDRYFQDDALSEDKLVPEGIEGRVPFRGPLASVIHQLVGGLRAAMGYTGSATIEQLQQAQFVQITAAGLKESHPHDITMTVEAPNYYAR, encoded by the coding sequence ATGTCGATCGCCGAGAGCAGCCTTCCCATGACCGTGCCGGTGCCCACCGGAGGCGATGATCCGACGAAGATCGCGATGTTGGGCCTGACCTTCGACGACGTGTTGCTGCTGCCGGCCGCGTCCGATGTGGTGCCCGCCGCCGCCGACACCTCCAGCCAGCTCACCCGCAGGATCCGGCTGAAGGTGCCGTTGGTCAGCTCGGCGATGGACACCGTCACCGAGTCGCGCATGGCGATCGCGATGGCCCGCGTCGGCGGGATGGGGGTGCTGCACCGCAATCTGCCGGTCGCCGAGCAGGCCAGCCAGGTCGAGACCGTCAAGCGGTCCGAGGCGGGGATGGTCACCGATCCGGTCACCTGCTCGCCGGACAACACGCTGGCCGAGGTCGACGCGATGTGCGCGCGGTTCCGCATCTCGGGGCTGCCGGTGGTCGACGACTCCGGCGCGCTGGTCGGCATCATCACCAACCGCGATATGCGGTTCGAGGTGGACAAGTCCAAACCGGTGTCGGAGGTGATGACCAAGGCGCCGCTGATCACCGCCCAGGAGGGGGTGTCGGCGGAGGCGGCGCTGGGGCTGTTGCGCCGGCACAAGATCGAGAAGCTGCCGATCGTCGACAACCACGGCAAGCTGGTCGGGCTGATCACCGTCAAGGACTTCGTCAAGACCGAGCAGTACCCGAACGCCACCAAGGACGCCGACGGGCGGTTGCTGGTGGGGGCCGCGGTCGGCGTCGGCGAGGACGCCTGGGCTCGGGCGATGACGCTGGTCGACGCGGGCGTGGACGTGCTGGTGGTCGACACCGCCCACGCGCACAACCGCGGGGTGCTCGACATGGTGCACCGGCTCAAGACCGCCGTCGGTGACCGGGTGGAGATCATCGGTGGCAACGTCGCGACCCGGGCCGCCGCGGCCGCTCTGGTCGAGGCGGGAGCGGATGCGGTCAAGGTGGGTGTCGGGCCGGGCTCGATCTGCACCACCCGGGTGGTCGCCGGTGTGGGCGCTCCGCAGATCACCGCGATCCTGGAGGCCGTGGCGGCGTGCAAACCGCACGGGGTGCCGGTGATCGCCGACGGCGGTCTGCAGTACTCCGGCGACATCGCCAAGGCACTGGCCGCCGGGGCGTCGACCGCGATGCTCGGGTCGCTGCTGGCCGGCACCGCCGAGTCGCCGGGCGAGCTGATCTACGTCAACGGCAAGCAGTACAAGAGCTACCGGGGCATGGGCTCGCTCGGGGCGATGGCCGGCCGGGCGGGCCAGAAGTCGTTCTCCAAGGACCGGTACTTCCAGGACGACGCCCTGAGCGAGGACAAGCTGGTGCCCGAGGGCATCGAGGGCCGGGTGCCGTTCCGCGGCCCGCTGGCGTCGGTCATCCACCAGCTCGTCGGCGGCCTGCGCGCGGCGATGGGCTACACCGGGTCAGCCACCATCGAGCAGCTGCAGCAGGCGCAGTTCGTTCAGATCACCGCGGCCGGGCTGAAGGAAAGCCATCCCCACGACATCACGATGACCGTGGAGGCCCCCAACTACTACGCCCGCTGA
- a CDS encoding anti-sigma-D factor RsdA, which translates to MPDFGRWTGNGGDPSLNEINRTDRFLDALADEQPVYATDPGEAELAQLLAGWRDEVRRAPLRRALTPRDAVIAFEQARAARRRTRASLAVIGSTAAAVLCLGGFGAMVAGAGPGDALYGLRTAIFGERANATRDDAVVLAAQTQLAEVQQLISEGRWDDAQQKLQTLTTTVATVTDAERKQELVSQWQELTVKVEAQDPAATLPPGAPPPEFPELPAVVFDTTRVETTEPPREDPGQSGTPGTRPSAEPRPTEPVPTEPLPTEPLPSSAFPLPTGPLPTRTFLPTPTGPLPTSVPAPTAQLPAPTPTAVPTPTGPLPTSTMPRPTPTEAPEPTVTVPRPTVTSAPPPTIVPPVSKVPLPMPQPTPPPAPNTTIKVDPEIELPIQTRIPVPPTIITQGPTTTVAPEMPR; encoded by the coding sequence ATGCCTGATTTCGGACGCTGGACGGGCAACGGCGGCGATCCGTCGTTGAACGAGATCAACCGCACCGACCGGTTCCTCGATGCGCTGGCCGACGAGCAGCCGGTGTACGCCACCGATCCCGGTGAGGCCGAGCTGGCGCAGCTGCTCGCCGGCTGGCGCGACGAGGTGCGCCGTGCGCCGCTGCGCCGGGCGCTGACACCGCGCGACGCGGTGATCGCCTTCGAGCAGGCCCGGGCCGCCCGGCGACGGACCCGGGCCTCGCTGGCGGTGATCGGGTCGACGGCGGCCGCGGTGCTGTGTCTCGGCGGTTTCGGCGCGATGGTCGCCGGCGCCGGGCCGGGCGACGCGCTGTACGGCCTGCGGACGGCGATCTTCGGCGAGCGGGCGAACGCCACCCGGGACGACGCCGTCGTGCTGGCCGCGCAGACGCAGCTGGCCGAGGTCCAGCAGCTCATCAGCGAGGGGCGGTGGGACGACGCGCAGCAGAAGCTGCAGACGCTGACCACCACCGTGGCGACCGTCACCGACGCCGAGCGCAAACAGGAACTCGTGAGCCAGTGGCAGGAGCTGACGGTCAAGGTGGAGGCCCAGGACCCGGCCGCCACCCTGCCGCCGGGCGCACCGCCGCCGGAGTTCCCCGAGCTGCCGGCTGTGGTGTTCGACACCACCCGGGTGGAGACCACCGAACCGCCGCGGGAGGATCCCGGACAGTCGGGCACGCCGGGCACCCGGCCCTCGGCCGAACCCCGCCCGACCGAGCCCGTGCCGACCGAACCGCTGCCGACGGAACCCCTGCCGAGCAGCGCGTTCCCATTGCCGACCGGTCCGCTGCCGACGAGGACGTTCCTGCCGACGCCGACCGGTCCGCTGCCGACATCGGTGCCGGCTCCGACGGCTCAGCTGCCCGCGCCCACCCCGACCGCGGTCCCGACCCCGACCGGTCCGCTGCCGACCTCGACCATGCCGCGGCCCACCCCGACCGAGGCGCCGGAGCCGACTGTGACGGTGCCGCGGCCCACGGTCACGTCCGCGCCGCCGCCCACGATCGTGCCGCCGGTGTCGAAGGTGCCGCTGCCCATGCCTCAGCCCACGCCGCCACCGGCGCCGAACACGACGATCAAGGTCGATCCCGAGATCGAACTGCCGATCCAGACCCGGATCCCGGTGCCGCCGACGATCATCACGCAGGGCCCGACGACCACGGTCGCGCCGGAGATGCCGCGATAG